Proteins encoded within one genomic window of Zestosphaera sp.:
- a CDS encoding sulfite oxidase-like oxidoreductase produces MRAEVMRGGEGLPPGQKAIPNFIIYRILGQPDVDVVKWRLRVGGEVSSPTTYTYEELLEMSSMSYVSDFHCVTGWSVRNVAWEGIPLRRLISEVNPSKEVSWVFVRSLDNYTTVIPYSDFNDERAILALKVNGRPLSVEQGFPARIFIPHLYGWKSAKWVTEIIFTREYKDGYWEALGYHERGNAWSEERFKS; encoded by the coding sequence GTGAGGGCTGAGGTTATGCGAGGCGGTGAGGGTCTCCCTCCGGGTCAGAAGGCTATACCTAACTTCATAATCTACAGGATACTAGGACAGCCTGATGTGGATGTAGTGAAGTGGAGGCTAAGGGTTGGTGGTGAGGTGAGCTCACCCACAACCTACACGTACGAGGAGTTGCTTGAGATGTCCAGCATGTCCTACGTCTCCGACTTCCACTGCGTCACGGGCTGGTCGGTCAGGAACGTGGCTTGGGAGGGCATCCCGCTGAGGAGGCTGATCAGCGAGGTCAACCCTTCCAAGGAGGTTTCCTGGGTCTTCGTAAGGAGTCTCGACAACTACACTACCGTAATACCCTATAGCGATTTCAACGACGAGAGAGCTATCCTAGCTCTCAAGGTCAACGGGAGACCCCTAAGTGTGGAGCAGGGCTTTCCAGCTAGAATCTTCATACCCCACCTATATGGGTGGAAGAGCGCTAAGTGGGTTACTGAAATCATCTTCACACGAGAGTATAAGGACGGATACTGGGAAGCACTAGGATATCATGAGAGAGGCAACGCATGGAGTGAGGAGAGGTTTAAGAGCTAG
- a CDS encoding VIT1/CCC1 transporter family protein translates to MSDSLLSKVHSFLEDEELARIVYEYLASRVSDADVRRKLSDLALMEATHASFWKDFLSRRGHTPAVNVTKLRLKAALLKLTHMLFGTGFTIKLLEHDEFNAVRNYMEFINSGPLSESERLVLRMVIKDELIHESNFKKIESRFRGLLEHVREVVLGMNDGLVEVLSVSAGLSGTFTSSLYVAVGGLLVAVGGALSMGIGAYVSTKSNVQIKNEVARNVRVSAEAEPELSAEELREYLIRKGFTRELSDMIVAESLRDPRLLSSLLIESELGQSEEALEEPARAGLYTGVSYLIGSAVPLLPYIASVPPPFSTVLSLISAALVLSVTGFIISVLGGLRIRRKVVELITLGLTAAAATYTIGKMANIVLGIEI, encoded by the coding sequence ATGAGTGACTCCTTACTCAGTAAAGTACACAGCTTTCTGGAGGATGAGGAACTGGCTAGGATCGTCTACGAGTACTTAGCCAGCCGAGTCAGTGATGCCGACGTGAGAAGGAAGTTAAGTGATTTGGCCTTGATGGAGGCGACGCATGCGAGCTTCTGGAAGGACTTCCTGAGCAGGAGGGGACACACACCAGCCGTGAACGTAACGAAGCTCCGGCTGAAGGCGGCCCTGCTCAAACTCACACACATGTTGTTCGGCACAGGCTTCACGATCAAGTTGCTGGAGCATGATGAATTCAACGCGGTGAGGAACTACATGGAATTCATCAACTCAGGACCCCTGAGTGAGTCGGAGAGACTCGTCTTAAGAATGGTGATAAAGGACGAACTAATCCATGAAAGCAACTTCAAGAAAATCGAGTCCAGGTTCAGGGGTTTGTTAGAGCACGTTAGGGAGGTGGTTCTAGGGATGAATGACGGTCTGGTGGAGGTCCTCTCAGTATCCGCCGGACTCTCAGGCACTTTCACCTCCTCACTCTACGTAGCTGTTGGAGGGTTGCTAGTAGCTGTTGGAGGGGCACTCTCAATGGGCATCGGTGCCTACGTCAGCACTAAGTCCAACGTCCAGATCAAGAACGAGGTGGCGAGGAACGTAAGGGTCAGTGCTGAGGCGGAGCCTGAGCTCAGCGCCGAGGAGCTAAGGGAGTACTTAATCAGGAAGGGCTTCACCAGAGAGTTGAGCGATATGATAGTAGCTGAGTCGCTGAGGGACCCCAGACTACTCTCATCACTGCTGATTGAGAGCGAGCTAGGACAGAGCGAGGAGGCTTTGGAGGAGCCAGCGAGGGCCGGGCTCTACACTGGGGTCTCCTACTTAATAGGTTCCGCAGTACCATTGTTACCTTACATTGCTTCAGTCCCCCCGCCCTTCTCAACAGTCTTATCGCTCATCAGCGCCGCCCTCGTGTTGAGCGTGACCGGGTTCATAATATCGGTTTTAGGCGGTCTGCGTATCAGACGCAAGGTAGTCGAGCTAATCACGTTAGGACTGACAGCGGCTGCAGCAACCTACACTATCGGCAAGATGGCCAACATAGTTCTCGGAATCGAGATCTAA
- a CDS encoding class II SORL domain-containing protein gives MKNFSELIYSPERASGEAITKVETHTPKIEAPEVVKANEPFEVRVFVGPHPNVVEHSIRRVELYFYEEGRPFNPVRLAAVELEPVYSEPDIRFKVKVRKGGVIYAVEYCNLHGLWEARKEVRLSD, from the coding sequence ATGAAAAACTTCAGTGAATTGATATACAGTCCTGAGAGGGCGTCGGGCGAGGCCATAACGAAGGTCGAGACTCACACGCCGAAAATTGAAGCGCCTGAAGTCGTTAAGGCAAACGAGCCTTTTGAGGTCAGAGTGTTTGTAGGTCCCCACCCCAACGTCGTGGAGCACTCGATAAGACGGGTTGAGCTTTACTTCTACGAGGAAGGCAGGCCCTTCAATCCTGTGAGGCTGGCAGCAGTTGAGCTAGAGCCCGTCTACAGCGAACCGGACATCAGGTTCAAAGTTAAGGTCAGGAAGGGCGGCGTCATATACGCCGTAGAGTATTGTAACCTGCACGGTCTGTGGGAGGCTAGGAAAGAGGTAAGGTTGTCAGACTAG
- a CDS encoding FprA family A-type flavoprotein — MSHVAIHKVMKNLDLIRVTDTEVRYFEAMWEIPEGVSYNSYVLHTDEGEVIFDTVKSGFSREYLEALKSVVDFRDIRYVVVHHMEPDHSGSLKDLAGVEGFRAEVLGHPLTSRLIKALLNINVRFREVRDGEEVRLGDTKLKFIHTPWLHWPETMFTYVENSNALMTCDAFGAYSTAPYVVSSVENLKTEYVRSMRKYFANIVGHYRENVVKALDKLGSLGLGVDLVAPSHGAVLSGADIVRKVVELYRSWSEGRAEGGKVVLLYTSMYGYVGKLVEDFLKCFEGGGVRVEVFRFTSTQRDSVADFLGELLDADAFVVATSTYDGGLFPLTKHLLNLVVDKLNVIKPVYLITAYGWSDAAAREIKKILSGSKLVVKGELAVNSTPTSEDLIKLRAMVKEVLAQAGVSSK, encoded by the coding sequence ATGAGTCACGTGGCAATTCATAAGGTGATGAAGAACTTAGACCTCATAAGAGTTACTGACACCGAGGTGAGGTACTTTGAGGCTATGTGGGAGATACCTGAGGGAGTGTCCTACAATTCCTACGTACTGCACACCGACGAGGGCGAGGTCATCTTCGATACTGTCAAATCCGGCTTCTCCAGGGAGTACCTGGAGGCGTTGAAGAGCGTTGTCGACTTCAGAGACATAAGGTACGTTGTAGTCCACCACATGGAACCCGACCACAGCGGCTCCCTGAAGGATCTGGCCGGAGTGGAGGGCTTTAGAGCTGAGGTGCTAGGACATCCCCTCACCTCAAGACTGATTAAGGCACTCCTCAACATTAACGTCAGATTCCGTGAGGTCAGAGATGGTGAGGAGGTTAGGCTGGGCGACACTAAGCTCAAGTTCATCCATACGCCGTGGCTCCACTGGCCTGAGACTATGTTCACCTATGTCGAGAATTCCAACGCTTTGATGACGTGCGATGCCTTCGGCGCCTACTCAACGGCGCCGTATGTGGTAAGCAGCGTTGAAAACCTTAAAACCGAGTACGTTCGGTCTATGCGCAAGTACTTCGCAAACATAGTGGGGCATTATAGGGAGAACGTGGTTAAAGCTCTGGACAAGCTTGGGTCCCTCGGGCTAGGCGTGGATCTAGTGGCCCCGTCGCATGGGGCGGTGCTCTCAGGCGCTGACATCGTCAGGAAGGTCGTGGAGCTATATCGCTCCTGGTCTGAGGGCAGAGCTGAAGGCGGTAAGGTCGTGTTGCTCTACACCTCAATGTACGGCTACGTCGGGAAGCTGGTCGAGGATTTCCTGAAGTGTTTTGAGGGCGGGGGTGTTAGGGTTGAAGTGTTTAGGTTCACGTCAACGCAGAGGGACAGCGTGGCAGACTTCCTTGGGGAACTGCTTGACGCTGATGCTTTCGTTGTGGCGACCTCGACGTATGATGGCGGCCTCTTCCCCCTAACCAAGCACCTGCTGAATCTGGTCGTGGACAAACTGAACGTGATTAAACCTGTCTACCTGATAACGGCATACGGCTGGAGTGATGCCGCCGCAAGGGAAATTAAGAAGATCCTCTCAGGCTCTAAGCTAGTGGTGAAGGGAGAGCTGGCGGTGAACAGCACGCCGACGAGTGAGGATCTAATCAAGCTGAGGGCGATGGTGAAGGAGGTGCTCGCCCAAGCCGGGGTCAGCTCTAAATGA